Genomic segment of Steroidobacter denitrificans:
GATTCGGCTGAACGAACGGACCAACGCCTCCAAGAGCTCCAGCACCTCGACGCGCAAGTCCACCTCGATCGATATGCCGGGACCGACGATTGCGGGCCGTCCGGTGACCGCGCATGGCACACCCGTTCTGCAGGCGCAGGTGGGCAGCGAAAGCGGCTTCGACGGCGAGGGCGACAGCCGGCAGAGCAATCGCCTGGAAGGCGATATCACCGTGACCGTGGCCCAGCGCCTGGCCAACGGCAACCTGCTGGTACGCGGCCAGAAGTGGATCACCATCAACCAGGGCCGGGAGTATGTGCGCGTCCAGGGCATCGTGCGGCCCATCGACATCGATCCGGACAACTCCATCTCCTCGCTGAAGATCGCCGACGCCATGATTTCCTATGGCGGCAAGGGGGCGCTCGCC
This window contains:
- the flgH gene encoding flagellar basal body L-ring protein FlgH, whose translation is MLLGACVTPPAEPDYAASWPEPAPTAAQANGAIYQAGHDIALFENAVARRVGDTLTIRLNERTNASKSSSTSTRKSTSIDMPGPTIAGRPVTAHGTPVLQAQVGSESGFDGEGDSRQSNRLEGDITVTVAQRLANGNLLVRGQKWITINQGREYVRVQGIVRPIDIDPDNSISSLKIADAMISYGGKGALADANSPGLLARFFNLPWMPF